The Rhododendron vialii isolate Sample 1 chromosome 5a, ASM3025357v1 genome contains a region encoding:
- the LOC131325852 gene encoding F-box/kelch-repeat protein At3g06240-like, with amino-acid sequence MAIESDSIRRKNVWVEDSRPLPYLPLETIAEILSRVPVKPLLRFRCVSKSWRCLISDPKFAKAHLSLASASTDYTHHRLLLITSGGPNPYIKSCSVSSIMHEQSDTTAVDHDYPFEKPRKRVWIGFNGSCNGLVCIMVPGYIMYLWNPATRKSMELPLIKMRNNVFSHTCGIGYDDSIDDYKVVVILSAHVDRAIQKRVEVYTLRTDSWRRIRDCPHSLEWTDSGIFVSGALHWTSWDSNWIIVSLDLAKETYGEVLQPDYDRDCCLDYVLGVLSGCLCVLSQYADCADVWVMKDYGIRVLDRVDCDTLFNSNRCRLFRTFVHFEEQ; translated from the coding sequence ATGGCGATCGAATCCGACTCCATTCGTCGGAAAAACGTTTGGGTCGAAGATTCGCGGCCACTGCCATATCTCCCGCTCGAAACCATCGCGGAAATACTCTCCAGAGTTCCCGTCAAGCCTCTGCTGCGATTCAGGTGCGTTTCCAAATCATGGCGCTGTTTGATTTCCGATCCGAAATTCGCGAAAGCCCATCTTAGTTTAGCATCTGCCAGCACTGATTATACCCACCACAGACTACTCCTTATAACTAGTGGTGGTCCGAATCCATATATCAAGTCATGTTCCGTTAGTTCTATTATGCATGAGCAATCTGATACTACTGCTGTTGACCACGATTATCCTTTCGAAAAACCTCGCAAAAGAGTTTGGATTGGCTTTAACGGTTCCTGTAACGGATTGGTTTGCATCATGGTTCCAGGATATATAATGTATCTATGGAACCCGGCCACTAGGAAATCCATGGAACTGCCCCTTATTAAAATGCGAAATAATGTCTTCAGCCATACATGCGGTATTGGTTACGACGATTCTATTGACGATTACAAGGTGGTGGTCATCCTTAGTGCCCATGTTGATAGGGCTATTCAGAAAAGAGTGGAGGTTTATACTTTAAGGACTGATTCTTGGAGGAGGATTCGGGACTGTCCTCATTCTCTTGAATGGACTGATTCGGGGATATTTGTGAGTGGGGCGCTTCATTGGACTTCGTGGGATTCTAATTGGATTATTGTTTCTCTTGATTTGGCAAAGGAGACATATGGGGAGGTTTTGCAACCTGATTATGATAGAGATTGTTGTTTGGACTATGTATTAGGTGTTTTAAGTGGATGCCTATGTGTATTGAGCCAATATGCTGATTGTGCTGATGTATGGGTGATGAAGGACTATGGTATCAGAGTCTTGGACCGAGTTGATTGTGATACCCTATTCAACTCCAACAGATGTCGCCTATTCCGCACCTTTGTGCATTTTGAAGAACAATGA
- the LOC131327847 gene encoding F-box/kelch-repeat protein At3g23880-like, producing the protein MAIESDSIRRKNVWVEDSQPLPHLPLETIAEILSRVPVKPLLRFRCVSKSWRYLISDPKFAKAHLSLASASTDYTHHRLLLITSGGPNPYLKSCSVSSIMHEQSDTTAVDHDYPFDKPRQRVWIGFNGSCNGLVCIMVPGYIMYLWKPATRKSMELPLIKMRNNVCSYTCGIGYEDSIDDYKVVVFLRVNVVMFIPERVEVYTLRTHSWGRIGDCPHSLDAADSGKFVSGALHWPSLDSYWNTIVSLDLAKETYGEVLQPDYDRDCCLDYALGVLSGCLCVLSQYADCADVWVMKDYGIKESWTKLIVIPYLTPSDVTHSAPLCILKNNEVLVGNRMHLVWYYPNDAKFSYPTIQNSIKPFRAYPYVESLVSLNSDGGIQQQQQY; encoded by the coding sequence ATGGCGATCGAATCTGACTCCATTCGTCGGAAAAACGTTTGGGTCGAAGATTCGCAGCCACTGCCACATCTCCCGCTCGAAACCATCGCGGAAATACTCTCCAGAGTTCCCGTCAAGCCTCTGCTGCGATTCAGGTGCGTTTCCAAATCATGGCGCTATTTGATTTCCGATCCGAAATTCGCGAAAGCCCATCTTAGTTTAGCATCTGCCAGCACTGATTATACCCACCACAGACTACTCCTTATAACTAGTGGTGGTCCGAATCCATATCTCAAGTCATGTTCCGTTAGTTCTATTATGCATGAGCAATCTGATACTACTGCTGTTGACCACGATTATCCTTTCGACAAACCTCGCCAAAGAGTTTGGATTGGCTTTAACGGTTCCTGTAACGGATTGGTGTGCATCATGGTTCCAGGATATATAATGTATCTATGGAAGCCGGCCACTAGGAAATCCATGGAACTGCCCCTTATTAAAATGCGAAATAATGTCTGCAGCTATACATGTGGTATTGGTTACGAGGACTCTATTGACGATTACAAGGTGGTGGTCTTCCTTCGTGTCAATGTTGTTATGTTTATTCCGGAAAGAGTGGAGGTGTATACGTTGAGGACTCATTCttgggggaggattggagactgTCCTCATTCTCTTGACGCGGCTGATTCGGGGAAATTTGTGAGTGGGGCACTCCATTGGCCTTCGCTTGATTCTTAttggaatactattgtttctctTGATTTGGCAAAGGAGACATATGGGGAGGTTTTGCAACCTGATTATGATAGAGATTGTTGTTTGGACTACGCATTAGGTGTTTTAAGTGGATGCCTATGTGTATTGAGCCAATATGCTGATTGTGCTGATGTATGGGTGATGAAGGACTATGGTATCAAAGAGTCTTGGACCAAGTTGATTGTGATACCTTATTTAACTCCTTCGGATGTCACCCATTCCGCACCTTTGTGCATTTTGAAGAACAATGAAGTTTTAGTGGGTAATAGGATGCATTTAGTGTGGTACTATCCAAATGATGCCAAATTTAGTTATCCTACGATTCAAAATAGTATTAAACCTTTTAGGGCATATCCCTACGTTGAGAGCCTTGTCTCACTTAACTCTGACGGTGGGATTCAGCAACAACAACAGTATTAA
- the LOC131325853 gene encoding F-box/kelch-repeat protein At3g06240-like: MPFYDFIYVPNPEKTPTIPAPSMAIESYSIRRENVWFEDSRRLPHLPLETIGEILSRVPVKPLLRFRCVSKSWRSLISDPKFARAHLNVASASTDYTHHRLLLTSGFLNPRIKSCSVSSIMHEQSDTTAVDLDYPFEKPRERVWIEFNGSGNGLMYITVPDYMMYLWNPATRKSTKLPDIKMPNILFINTCGIGYDNCTDDYKVVVFLGVDVDMFIQERVEVYTLRTHSWRRIGDCPHSLDTTDSGKFVSGALHL; the protein is encoded by the coding sequence ATGcctttttatgattttatctACGTCCCGAACCCAGAAAAAACCCCCACCATACCAGCACCATCTATGGCGATCGAATCCTACTCCATTCGTCGGGAAAACGTTTGGTTCGAAGATTCACGGCGACTGCCACATCTCCCGCTCGAAACCATCGGGGAAATACTCTCCAGAGTTCCCGTCAAGCCTCTACTGCGATTCAGGTGCGTTTCCAAATCATGGCGCTCTTTGATTTCCGATCCGAAATTCGCGAGAGCCCATCTTAATGTAGCATCTGCCAGCACTGATTATACCCACCACAGACTGCTCCTAACTAGTGGTTTTCTGaatccaagaatcaagtcctgtTCCGTTAGTTCTATTATGCATGAGCAGTCTGATACTACTGCTGTTGACCTCGACTATCCTTTCGAAAAACCTCGCGAAAGAGTTTGGATTGAGTTTAACGGTTCCGGTAACGGGTTGATGTACATCACTGTTCCAGATTATATGATGTATCTATGGAACCCGGCCACTAGGAAATCCACGAAACTGCCCGATATTAAAATGCCAAATATTCTCTTCATCAATACATGCGGTATCGGTTACGACAACTGTACTGACGATTACAAGGTGGTGGTCTTCCTTGGTGTCGATGTCGATATGTTTATTCAGGAAAGAGTGGAGGTGTATACGTTGAGGACTCATTCTTGGAGGAGGATTGGAGACTGTCCTCATTCTCTTGACACGACTGATTCGGGGAAATTTGTGAGTGGGGCACTCCATTTGTGA
- the LOC131327846 gene encoding NAC transcription factor 29-like, with amino-acid sequence MSTLPPGYRFRPTNKELLDFLKKKSMDQTLPCDVFIECEIYGANDKAPWQIFTDEDPWEICRTKDEKANLWKTKGTIYVFTSLIKGSGKKRPRTAGCGSWHGESALEQVLEIDKDNISLIGYKRILCFKISNEMGAIDRSVTKGHWIMHEYSLPDGGECSSKTCKAYSNEFGEEKNMDCHIVVAPKTQTKVAPFLEELLVQEQSFAMSNDPNELTVEEFEAIWEEQENAKTWLSAELLPSNHESEGFLSPNSMFHATAEPSSIFSFSNDLFLDQQKNNMSEHLPSIWW; translated from the exons aTGAGTACTCTGCCACCAGGATATCGCTTTAGGCCTACAAATAAAGAACTTTTAGACTTTCTTAAAAAGAAGTCTATGGACCAAACCCTGCCTTGTGACGTGTTTATCGAGTGTGAGATTTATGGGGCTAACGACAAAGCCCCATGGCAGATTTTTACCGACGAAGATCCGTGGGAGATATGCAGAACCAAAGACGAGAAGGCAAATTTATGGAAGACAAAAGGTACAATCTATGTTTTCACGAGCTTGATCAAGGGCAGCGGAAAAAAGAGACCTAGAACAGCCGGTTGTGGCTCATGGCACGGAGAGAGCGCTCTTGAACAAGTGTTGGAAATTGACAAGGATAATATCAGTTTGATAGGGTACAAGAGGATTTTGTGCTTTAAGATTTCAAACGAAATGGGTGCAATCGACAGGAGTGTGACAAAAGGCCACTGGATCATGCATGAGTACTCTCTACCTGATGGTGGCGAATGT AGTTCCAAAACCTGCAAAGCATATTCGAACGaatttggggaagaaaagaataTGGATTGCCATATTGTTGTGGCaccaaaaacacaaacaaaagtaGCTCCTTTCTTGGAAGAACTACTTGTGCAAGAACAGAGTTTTGCGATGAGTAATGATCCAAATGAGCTTACAGTTGAAGAATTTGAAGCCATTTGGGAGGAACAGGAGAATGCAAAAACCTGGTTGAGTGCGGAGCTTCTTCCAAGCAATCACGAGAGTGAAGGGTTCTTGTCTCCAAACTCCATGTTTCATGCCACAGCGGAACCATCATCGATATTCTCTTTTTCCAATGATTTGTTTTTGGATCAACAGAAAAATAACATGTCAGAACATCTACCCTCAATATGGTGGTGA
- the LOC131327100 gene encoding uncharacterized protein LOC131327100 translates to MECDLSDADSEDLDYVASEEDNDEVSDDDEVSDDASWMYEDLEGPDDDIFEVNSHRRVPEQPQPQPTNADVNTDEKWYSDPEDEENLSLKGSSDEEGDGHPEFKEKIHMANPILVEGMKFTGARQFREFLKEWNVVNGYDIEYKKNESTRITAVCRYGCTWRIHASPIMRTTTFQIKSITGEHECGRQYDNRQANSSYIGKKLLDEIKDNPAINITSLKNKIRRKIMVDASRYQVYRAKRKATELIAGDIKEQYLRIWDYAETVRKHNPGSHIIIKTDPDTVEPTLQRMYFRVSAMKDGFLAGCRPIIGLDGCHLKGIYGGQLLTAVGRDGNDNMFPIAVALVELESKDSWTWFLQVLQEDIGSYEEMGWTFISDRQKGLIETFNELLPGCDHRYCLRHMYSNFKVKFPGAFLKDLFWKAASTCSVSGFNYWMKTIEEADPKLDERRQTAVEWLRAITPSLWARSHFSTRSKCDVVVNNISESFNSYILEARELPIISMFEWIRKRVMQRIQVKKAGMQKYFGHLCPNIHEKIEKLKVESRICVAAWCGELEFEVDYYDRTYIVDLRTKICSCCRWQLTGIPCCHAIAAIQKNKEHVETYVHPYFTKSGYLAAYSYMIHPVPDMLDFVETGFQPLNPPNSKRGSGRSKKLRRRTTDEPRDPNKVTRRGLNVTCAKCMQVGHNKRSCKNRIHPKSKLVKNGQTSNATSQPMGTHTDVPPIIGTRTRAGRGANGRGMTTSIGRGATGRGVTTVGTGRGRARGAGSSQPPIGSSSQPVGRSTGRGGKASSSGPVGGPSLATVLQNIRAKKQATVTGM, encoded by the exons ATGGAGTGTGATCTTAGTGATGCAGATTCTGAGGACTTAGATTATGTTGCTAGTGAGGAAGATAATGACGAAGTTAGTGATGATGATGAAGTTAGTGATGATGCTAGTTGGATGTATGAGGATTTAGAAGGTCCAGATGATGACATTTTTGAAGTTAATTCCCATAGGAGGGTACCTGAACAACCTCAACCACAACCAACCAATGCAGATGTTAATACTGATGAGAAATGGTACTCTGACCCAGAGGATGAAGAAAATCTTAGTCTAAAGGGATCATCAGATGAAGAGGGGGATGGACACCCAGAATTCAAAGAGAAGATCCACATGGCCAACCCTATATTGGTAGAAGGAATGAAGTTTACTGGAGCAAGACAATTTAGGGAGTTTCTTAAAGAGTGGAATGTGGTCAATGGGTATGACATAgagtacaagaaaaatgaatctACTAGGATTACAGCTGTTTGTAGGTATGGCTGCACTTGGAGGATTCATGCTTCTCCTATAATGAGGACCACAACTTTCCAAATAAAGTCAATAACAGGGGAACATGAGTGTGGAAGGCAGTATGATAATAGGCAGGCCAATTCCAGCTACATAGGGAAGAAGTTGTTGGATGAAATCAAGGACAACCCTGCCATTAACATAACTAGTTTGAAGAACAAGATAAGGAGGAAGATTATGGTGGATGCTAGTAGGTACCAAGTTTACAGGGCAAAGAGGAAAGCAACAGAACTGATTGCTGGTGATATCAAAGAACAATACCTAAGGATTTGGGATTATGCTGAGACAGTTAGGAAACACAACCCAGGGAGCCATATCATTATCAAAACTGATCCAGATACAGTTGAACCTACCTTACAGAGGATGTATTTCAGAGTGTCAGCAATGAAAGATGGATTCTTGGCAGGGTGTAGACCTATCATAGGACTTGATGGATGTCACTTGAAAGGTATTTATGGAGGGCAGTTGTTGACTGCTGTTGGGAGAGATGGGAATGATAACATGTTCCCTATTGCTGTGGCATTGGTGGAGCTTGAATCAAAGGATTCTTGGACGTGGTTTCTACAGGTTTTGCAAGAGGACATTGGCAGTTATGAAGAGATGGGTTGGACATTTATTTCAGATAGACAGAAGGGATTGATTGAGACATTTAATGAGCTGTTGCCAGGGTGTGATCACAGGTATTGTCTTAGGCATATGTATAGCAACTTTAAGGTGAAATTTCCTGGTGCTTTTTTGAAGGATTTATTCTGGAAAGCAGCCTCCACATGCAGTGTAAGTGGGTTCAATTAttggatgaaaacaattgaagAAGCTGACCCCAAGTTAGATGAAAGGAGGCAGACAGCTGTAGAGTGGTTAAGGGCTATTACCCCTTCACTGTGGGCAAGGTCTCACTTCAGTACAAGAAGCAAATGTGATGTGGTAGTTAACAACATATCTGAGTCTTTCAATTCTTACATCTTGGAGGCCAGGGAACTGCCAATTATCTCAATGTTTGAATGGATCAGGAAGAGAGTGATGCAAAGAATTCAGGTTAAAAAGGCTGGGATGCAGAAATATTTTGGTCATTTATGTCCTAATATACATGAAAAGATAGAGAAGTTGAAGGTAGAGAGCAGGATCTGTGTTGCAGCTTGGTGTGGTGAGTTAGAGTTTGAGGTTGATTACTATGACAGGACTTATATAGTGGATTTGAGAACCAAAATTTGCAGTTGCTGCAGATGGCAACTAACAGGTATACCATGCTGCCATGCTATTGCAGCCATtcagaagaacaaagaacatgTGGAGACTTACGTCCATCCTTATTTCACGAAGTCTGGGTACCTCGCTGCATATTCCTACATGATCCACCCAGTTCCAGATATGCTTGACTTTGTAGAAACAGGTTTTCAACCTCTAAACCCACCAAATTCTAAAAGGGGAAGTGGTAGATCCAAGAAACTGAGAAGAAGGACTACAGATGAACCTAGAGATCCAAACAAAGTTACAAGAAGAGGGTTGAATGTTACATGTGCCAAATGTATGCAAGTTGGGCACAACAAAAGATCATGCAAGAACAGGATCCATCCTAAGTCCAAGTTAGTCAAG AATGGTCAGACATCCAATGCAACATCTCAACCAATGGGAACACATACTGATGTACCTCCCATAATA GGCACAAGAACTAGAGCTGGAAGAGGAGCAAATGGAAGGGGAATGACAACTTCAATTGGAAGGGGAGCAACTGGAAGGGGTGTCACAACTGTTGGAACTGGAAGGGGAAGGGCAAGGGGGGCTGGATCTTCACAACCTCCAATTGGTTCATCATCACAACCAGTTGGAAGAAGTACCGGAAGAG GTGGCAAAGCTTCATCATCAGGACCAGTTGGAGGACCTTCTTTGGCAACAGTGCTTCAGAACATAAGGGCAAAAAAGCAAGCTACAGTCACTGGGATGTAG